One part of the Eulemur rufifrons isolate Redbay chromosome 16, OSU_ERuf_1, whole genome shotgun sequence genome encodes these proteins:
- the LDHB gene encoding L-lactate dehydrogenase B chain isoform X3, which produces MMDLQHGSLFLQTSKIVADKDYSVTANSKIVVVTAGVRQQEGESRLNLVQRNVNVFKFIIPQIVKYSPDCIIIVVSNPVDILTYVTWKLSGLPKHRVIGSGCNLDSARFRYLMAEKLGIHPSSCHGWILGEHGDSSVAVWSGVNVAGVSLQELNPEMGTDNDSENWKEVHKMVVESAYEVIKLKGYTNWAIGLSVADLIESMLKNLSRIHPVSTMVKGMYGIENEVFLSLPCILNARGLTSVINQKLKDDEVAQLKKSADTLWDIQKDLKDL; this is translated from the exons atgatggaTCTGCAGCATGGGAGCTTATTTCTTCAGACATCTAAAATTGTGGCAGATAAAG ATTACTCTGTGACCGCCAATTCTAAGATTGTGGTGGTAACTGCAGGTGTCCGTCAGCAAGAGGGGGAGAGTCGTCTCAATCTGGTGCAGAGAAATGttaatgtcttcaagttcattatTCCCCAGATCGTCAAGTACAGTCCTGATTGCATCATAATTGTGGTTTCCAACCCAG tGGACATTCTTACCTATGTTACCTGGAAACTAAGCGGATTACCCAAGCACCGTGTGATTGGAAGCGGGTGTAATCTGGATTCTGCTAGATTTCGCTATCTCATGGCTGAAAAACTTGGCATTCATCCCAGCAGCTGCCATGGATGGATTTTGGGAGAACATGGCGACTCAagcg tggctGTGTGGAGTGGAGTGAATGTGGCAGGTGTTTCTCTCCAGGAATTGAATCCAGAAATGGGAACAGACAACGACAGTGAAAATTGGAAAGAAGTCCATAAGATGGTGGTTGAGAG tgcCTATGAGGTTATCAAGCTAAAAGGATATACCAATTGGGCCATTGGATTAAGTGTAGCTGATCTTATTGAATCCATGCTAAAAAATCTATCCAGGATTCATCCGGTATCAACAATGGTGAAG GGGATGTATGGCATCGAGAATGAAGTCTTCCTGAGCCTCCCGTGTATCCTCAACGCTCGGGGATTAACCAGTGTTATCAACCAGAAGCTAAAGGATGATGAGGTTGCTCAGCTCAAGAAAAGTGCAGATACACTGTGGGACATCCAGAAGGACCTGAAAGATCTGTGA
- the LDHB gene encoding L-lactate dehydrogenase B chain isoform X1, translating into MATLKEKLIAPVAEEETGVPNNKITVVGVGQVGMACAISILGKSLADELALVDVLEDKLKGEMMDLQHGSLFLQTSKIVADKDYSVTANSKIVVVTAGVRQQEGESRLNLVQRNVNVFKFIIPQIVKYSPDCIIIVVSNPVDILTYVTWKLSGLPKHRVIGSGCNLDSARFRYLMAEKLGIHPSSCHGWILGEHGDSSVAVWSGVNVAGVSLQELNPEMGTDNDSENWKEVHKMVVESAYEVIKLKGYTNWAIGLSVADLIESMLKNLSRIHPVSTMVKGMYGIENEVFLSLPCILNARGLTSVINQKLKDDEVAQLKKSADTLWDIQKDLKDL; encoded by the exons ATGGCAACTCTTAAGGAAAAACTCATTGCACCAGTTGCAGAAGAAGAGACAGGAGTCCCAAACAATAAGATCACTGTAGTGGGCGTTGGACAAGTTGGTATGGCTTGTGCTATCAGCATTCTGGGAAAG TCTCTGGCTGATGAACTTGCTCTCGTGGATGTTTTGGAAGACAAGcttaaaggagaaatgatggaTCTGCAGCATGGGAGCTTATTTCTTCAGACATCTAAAATTGTGGCAGATAAAG ATTACTCTGTGACCGCCAATTCTAAGATTGTGGTGGTAACTGCAGGTGTCCGTCAGCAAGAGGGGGAGAGTCGTCTCAATCTGGTGCAGAGAAATGttaatgtcttcaagttcattatTCCCCAGATCGTCAAGTACAGTCCTGATTGCATCATAATTGTGGTTTCCAACCCAG tGGACATTCTTACCTATGTTACCTGGAAACTAAGCGGATTACCCAAGCACCGTGTGATTGGAAGCGGGTGTAATCTGGATTCTGCTAGATTTCGCTATCTCATGGCTGAAAAACTTGGCATTCATCCCAGCAGCTGCCATGGATGGATTTTGGGAGAACATGGCGACTCAagcg tggctGTGTGGAGTGGAGTGAATGTGGCAGGTGTTTCTCTCCAGGAATTGAATCCAGAAATGGGAACAGACAACGACAGTGAAAATTGGAAAGAAGTCCATAAGATGGTGGTTGAGAG tgcCTATGAGGTTATCAAGCTAAAAGGATATACCAATTGGGCCATTGGATTAAGTGTAGCTGATCTTATTGAATCCATGCTAAAAAATCTATCCAGGATTCATCCGGTATCAACAATGGTGAAG GGGATGTATGGCATCGAGAATGAAGTCTTCCTGAGCCTCCCGTGTATCCTCAACGCTCGGGGATTAACCAGTGTTATCAACCAGAAGCTAAAGGATGATGAGGTTGCTCAGCTCAAGAAAAGTGCAGATACACTGTGGGACATCCAGAAGGACCTGAAAGATCTGTGA
- the LDHB gene encoding L-lactate dehydrogenase B chain isoform X2: MATLKEKLIAPVAEEETGVPNNKITVVGVGQVGMACAISILGKSLADELALVDVLEDKLKGEMMDLQHGSLFLQTSKIVADKVDILTYVTWKLSGLPKHRVIGSGCNLDSARFRYLMAEKLGIHPSSCHGWILGEHGDSSVAVWSGVNVAGVSLQELNPEMGTDNDSENWKEVHKMVVESAYEVIKLKGYTNWAIGLSVADLIESMLKNLSRIHPVSTMVKGMYGIENEVFLSLPCILNARGLTSVINQKLKDDEVAQLKKSADTLWDIQKDLKDL; this comes from the exons ATGGCAACTCTTAAGGAAAAACTCATTGCACCAGTTGCAGAAGAAGAGACAGGAGTCCCAAACAATAAGATCACTGTAGTGGGCGTTGGACAAGTTGGTATGGCTTGTGCTATCAGCATTCTGGGAAAG TCTCTGGCTGATGAACTTGCTCTCGTGGATGTTTTGGAAGACAAGcttaaaggagaaatgatggaTCTGCAGCATGGGAGCTTATTTCTTCAGACATCTAAAATTGTGGCAGATAAAG tGGACATTCTTACCTATGTTACCTGGAAACTAAGCGGATTACCCAAGCACCGTGTGATTGGAAGCGGGTGTAATCTGGATTCTGCTAGATTTCGCTATCTCATGGCTGAAAAACTTGGCATTCATCCCAGCAGCTGCCATGGATGGATTTTGGGAGAACATGGCGACTCAagcg tggctGTGTGGAGTGGAGTGAATGTGGCAGGTGTTTCTCTCCAGGAATTGAATCCAGAAATGGGAACAGACAACGACAGTGAAAATTGGAAAGAAGTCCATAAGATGGTGGTTGAGAG tgcCTATGAGGTTATCAAGCTAAAAGGATATACCAATTGGGCCATTGGATTAAGTGTAGCTGATCTTATTGAATCCATGCTAAAAAATCTATCCAGGATTCATCCGGTATCAACAATGGTGAAG GGGATGTATGGCATCGAGAATGAAGTCTTCCTGAGCCTCCCGTGTATCCTCAACGCTCGGGGATTAACCAGTGTTATCAACCAGAAGCTAAAGGATGATGAGGTTGCTCAGCTCAAGAAAAGTGCAGATACACTGTGGGACATCCAGAAGGACCTGAAAGATCTGTGA
- the LDHB gene encoding L-lactate dehydrogenase B chain isoform X4, with protein MATLKEKLIAPVAEEETGVPNNKITVVGVGQVGMACAISILGKSLADELALVDVLEDKLKGEMMDLQHGSLFLQTSKIVADKDYSVTANSKIVVVTAGVRQQEGESRLNLVQRNVNVFKFIIPQIVKYSPDCIIIVVSNPVDILTYVTWKLSGLPKHRVIGSGCNLDSARFRYLMAEKLGIHPSSCHGWILGEHGDSSVAVWSGVNVAGVSLQELNPEMGTDNDSENWKEVHKMVVERGCMASRMKSS; from the exons ATGGCAACTCTTAAGGAAAAACTCATTGCACCAGTTGCAGAAGAAGAGACAGGAGTCCCAAACAATAAGATCACTGTAGTGGGCGTTGGACAAGTTGGTATGGCTTGTGCTATCAGCATTCTGGGAAAG TCTCTGGCTGATGAACTTGCTCTCGTGGATGTTTTGGAAGACAAGcttaaaggagaaatgatggaTCTGCAGCATGGGAGCTTATTTCTTCAGACATCTAAAATTGTGGCAGATAAAG ATTACTCTGTGACCGCCAATTCTAAGATTGTGGTGGTAACTGCAGGTGTCCGTCAGCAAGAGGGGGAGAGTCGTCTCAATCTGGTGCAGAGAAATGttaatgtcttcaagttcattatTCCCCAGATCGTCAAGTACAGTCCTGATTGCATCATAATTGTGGTTTCCAACCCAG tGGACATTCTTACCTATGTTACCTGGAAACTAAGCGGATTACCCAAGCACCGTGTGATTGGAAGCGGGTGTAATCTGGATTCTGCTAGATTTCGCTATCTCATGGCTGAAAAACTTGGCATTCATCCCAGCAGCTGCCATGGATGGATTTTGGGAGAACATGGCGACTCAagcg tggctGTGTGGAGTGGAGTGAATGTGGCAGGTGTTTCTCTCCAGGAATTGAATCCAGAAATGGGAACAGACAACGACAGTGAAAATTGGAAAGAAGTCCATAAGATGGTGGTTGAGAG GGGATGTATGGCATCGAGAATGAAGTCTTCCTGA